A part of Olleya sp. Bg11-27 genomic DNA contains:
- a CDS encoding pirin family protein: protein MNIVIHKAEDRGFANHGWLQANHSFSFAQFFDSEKIQFGALRVLNDDVIAPSMGFSTHAHDNMEIITIPLKGSLKHKDSMGNRWETIEVGEVQIMSAGSGLKHSEMNAKTDEYLSLFQIWIIPNKQNVVPRYDQQFFKAEDRAGKLQTLVTSMDGVENGLKIHQDAKLSRIDLKADESFTYKTKSDGHGTYVMIISGAVSIENNTLQSRDAIGVTSTDSFLINTTTDTQLLFIEVPML, encoded by the coding sequence ATGAATATAGTTATACATAAAGCAGAAGATCGTGGTTTTGCAAATCATGGTTGGTTGCAAGCAAATCATAGTTTTAGTTTTGCTCAGTTTTTTGATTCAGAAAAAATACAATTTGGAGCTTTACGTGTTTTAAATGATGATGTTATCGCACCAAGCATGGGTTTTAGTACTCACGCTCATGATAATATGGAAATCATTACAATTCCTTTAAAAGGGTCTCTGAAGCATAAAGACTCTATGGGAAATCGTTGGGAAACTATAGAAGTAGGAGAAGTGCAAATTATGAGTGCCGGAAGTGGTTTGAAACATTCTGAAATGAATGCAAAAACAGACGAGTACTTAAGTTTGTTTCAAATTTGGATTATTCCTAATAAGCAAAATGTAGTACCACGTTATGATCAGCAATTTTTTAAAGCGGAAGACAGAGCGGGTAAGCTACAAACGTTAGTGACTTCAATGGATGGAGTAGAGAATGGCTTGAAAATACATCAAGATGCTAAGTTGTCTCGAATTGATTTAAAAGCGGACGAGTCTTTTACTTATAAGACTAAAAGTGACGGTCATGGAACCTATGTTATGATTATCTCTGGAGCGGTGTCTATTGAGAATAATACATTACAAAGTAGAGATGCAATAGGTGTCACTAGTACTGATAGTTTTTTAATTAATACTACAACGGATACGCAACTACTTTTTATTGAAGTGCCAATGTTGTAG
- a CDS encoding microtubule-binding protein: MSDDFDLLETNSNEKTEKVDVNWGKAIDTMKSKLAQEDDPESRQKILNATLDDVVGMAEKDRTSLLDAIKDLTDYQDEVGILFERFSSLNEKEQKVIDDAQKALERSKIELEDAQNKPDTWWNNLWGRKSKIKSAEKALETSEKVRAGADNKAKAMFQERIESADIQTLLSELSYKSQAAITRLKNREVEIKEVEDKLQVAIVEASKNHTKALEKKAETEAKLETQYALLKQARQALEEVADKQTTEYSEALSKVTKLEQVVEELEGLKNAYTTLAASKDSFVHKHNLTIKVLTSLRSNLQTHRAKLKSDTEERVKYYDGYVVALKARTDQEFAAILEHLGVKTDEHIGETLASMHTASAKARQEMMDNIPVHEKVMQGVYRSYAEALHEIRAKDVDIQKNFADRYGIDMKEIFEEYYNSEDGAPSGDDAPAGAPKPQAGNDDLLG, from the coding sequence ATGTCTGATGATTTTGATTTATTAGAAACAAACTCTAATGAAAAAACCGAAAAAGTAGATGTCAATTGGGGAAAAGCAATTGATACCATGAAATCTAAATTAGCACAAGAAGATGATCCAGAAAGTCGTCAGAAAATCTTGAATGCTACTTTGGATGATGTTGTTGGTATGGCAGAAAAAGATCGTACATCGCTTTTAGACGCTATTAAAGACTTAACAGATTACCAAGATGAGGTTGGTATCTTATTCGAGCGTTTTTCTTCATTAAACGAAAAAGAACAAAAAGTAATTGACGATGCTCAAAAAGCATTAGAACGTTCAAAAATCGAATTAGAAGATGCGCAAAACAAACCAGACACTTGGTGGAATAACCTTTGGGGACGTAAAAGCAAAATCAAAAGTGCAGAAAAAGCTTTAGAAACTTCGGAAAAAGTACGCGCTGGAGCAGACAACAAAGCAAAAGCGATGTTTCAAGAGCGTATTGAGAGTGCAGACATCCAAACCTTATTAAGTGAGCTGTCTTACAAATCTCAAGCAGCAATAACTCGACTTAAAAATCGTGAGGTAGAAATTAAAGAAGTAGAAGATAAATTGCAAGTAGCAATCGTAGAGGCTTCTAAAAACCATACCAAAGCTTTAGAGAAAAAAGCAGAAACTGAAGCTAAGCTAGAAACGCAATATGCATTATTAAAACAAGCACGTCAAGCCTTAGAAGAAGTTGCAGATAAACAAACCACAGAATATTCTGAAGCCTTATCTAAAGTAACCAAACTAGAACAAGTCGTAGAAGAGTTAGAAGGACTTAAAAATGCCTACACAACACTTGCAGCCTCTAAGGATAGTTTTGTACATAAACATAATTTGACTATTAAAGTATTAACCTCATTACGTAGTAACTTACAAACGCATCGTGCTAAATTAAAGTCGGATACGGAAGAACGTGTAAAGTATTATGATGGTTATGTTGTCGCTTTAAAAGCACGTACAGATCAAGAATTTGCTGCTATTTTAGAACATTTAGGAGTGAAAACAGACGAGCATATCGGAGAAACTCTAGCATCAATGCATACAGCAAGTGCTAAAGCACGTCAAGAAATGATGGATAATATTCCAGTACACGAAAAGGTTATGCAAGGGGTATACCGTAGTTATGCAGAGGCTTTACATGAGATTAGAGCTAAAGATGTAGATATTCAAAAGAATTTTGCAGACCGTTACGGTATCGACATGAAAGAGATTTTTGAAGAATACTATAACTCAGAAGACGGAGCACCTTCTGGAGATGATGCACCAGCAGGAGCACCAAAACCACAAGCCGGAAACGACGATTTACTTGGATAG
- a CDS encoding DUF3352 domain-containing protein, whose product MALKKRGLLSILLTLFISYGLYQVYVFYFDNNDNIQSIYLVPKDAVYIIETKKPISNWDAISKSDIWKHLNTNAYFNTMAKNLNKLDTIFKQKQGTFNRIGNRDIVISAHVYAPKKYGFLYVVDLQKISKLNLLKNNLNTLINSNYTVSKRKYHEQEITEIYDTKNRETLYLSFIENQMIASYTHTLLEASIDQYSEPVIGRNLNFIEVKKQVGYHDMFRVYFQYDYLDEFVKVFSNKPGYTTETLSKSLEFSGFSFDLDDNTIVANGITNTNDQASSYLKALQKSGKGERTISSIAPKETALYLSFGFSSFEAFYDNFETIQKENPKQFKSYLDGTEQVENFLKINIKKHFISWIDDEIALLQLHSNVSESTKDIALVIKANDIDDAKENLDFILEQIRKRTPVKFKEVNYKGYPINFMSIKGFFKILLGNLFSDIEKPYYTIIDDYVVFSNEPNTLKSIINTYTNKQTLNDFEAFKDFDDEFDKRSSIFAYINTPSLYNNAYDFVDNTTKQQLKANKDYFICFPLIGIQLTPERNYFESKIVIDYQSPEDVKLNYTFTDTAIPNTPETNPTIISEDSINKETIFNIPEIYPTDLTAGEFTKKYANGNVRFSVELKDGLKHGHYKSYYSNGVLKISGKYRKDKQISTWRIYDLNEELVYKKRF is encoded by the coding sequence ATGGCACTAAAAAAAAGAGGATTACTTTCTATACTTCTAACATTATTTATTAGTTATGGATTATATCAGGTTTATGTCTTTTATTTTGATAATAATGATAATATACAATCCATTTACCTAGTACCAAAAGATGCTGTTTATATTATTGAAACTAAAAAACCCATTAGCAATTGGGATGCGATTAGCAAAAGTGATATTTGGAAACATTTAAACACTAATGCCTATTTTAATACAATGGCTAAAAACTTAAATAAGTTAGATACTATATTTAAGCAAAAACAAGGGACATTTAACCGAATAGGAAACAGAGATATCGTCATTTCGGCGCATGTTTATGCGCCTAAAAAATATGGGTTTTTATATGTTGTAGACTTGCAAAAAATATCTAAACTTAATTTACTTAAAAATAATTTAAACACCTTAATCAATAGTAATTATACTGTTAGTAAACGTAAATATCACGAACAAGAAATAACCGAAATTTACGATACAAAAAACAGAGAGACCCTATACTTAAGCTTTATAGAAAATCAAATGATTGCGTCCTACACGCATACGTTATTAGAAGCCTCTATTGATCAATATTCAGAACCCGTAATCGGTCGGAATTTAAATTTTATTGAAGTCAAAAAACAAGTGGGGTATCACGATATGTTTAGAGTGTACTTTCAATATGACTATTTAGATGAATTTGTTAAAGTCTTTTCTAATAAACCTGGTTATACCACTGAAACACTAAGTAAAAGTTTAGAGTTTAGCGGTTTTAGCTTTGATTTAGATGATAATACTATTGTCGCTAACGGAATTACCAATACTAACGACCAAGCATCTTCTTATCTTAAAGCACTTCAAAAATCAGGAAAAGGAGAACGGACCATCAGTAGTATTGCTCCTAAAGAAACGGCTTTATATTTAAGTTTTGGTTTTAGTAGTTTTGAAGCCTTTTACGACAATTTCGAAACTATCCAAAAAGAAAACCCTAAACAATTTAAAAGTTATTTAGATGGTACGGAACAAGTCGAGAATTTCTTGAAGATTAACATCAAGAAACATTTTATTAGTTGGATTGATGATGAAATTGCATTGCTCCAACTCCACTCTAATGTATCAGAATCAACAAAAGATATAGCGTTAGTTATTAAAGCTAACGATATTGATGACGCCAAAGAAAATCTAGATTTTATTTTAGAGCAAATTAGAAAACGTACACCTGTAAAATTCAAAGAGGTTAATTACAAAGGGTATCCTATTAACTTTATGTCCATCAAAGGATTTTTTAAGATATTACTAGGTAACTTATTCTCTGATATTGAAAAACCATATTATACTATTATTGACGATTATGTTGTGTTTAGTAACGAACCTAACACTTTAAAAAGCATTATCAATACCTACACTAATAAACAAACTTTAAATGACTTTGAAGCCTTTAAAGACTTTGATGACGAGTTTGATAAACGTTCTAGTATCTTTGCTTACATCAACACCCCTAGTTTATATAATAATGCTTACGACTTTGTAGATAACACCACCAAACAACAGTTAAAAGCTAATAAAGATTATTTTATATGCTTTCCTTTAATTGGTATTCAGTTAACTCCAGAACGAAATTATTTTGAAAGCAAGATTGTGATAGACTACCAATCCCCAGAAGACGTTAAATTAAACTATACATTTACAGATACTGCAATACCTAATACACCTGAAACTAATCCTACCATTATTAGTGAAGACTCTATTAATAAGGAGACCATTTTTAATATTCCTGAAATCTATCCAACAGATTTAACTGCTGGAGAATTCACCAAGAAATACGCCAATGGAAACGTTAGATTTTCGGTAGAATTAAAAGATGGTTTAAAACATGGTCATTACAAATCGTATTACTCTAACGGTGTTTTAAAAATTTCCGGTAAATATCGGAAAGATAAACAAATTAGTACATGGCGAATCTATGATTTAAATGAGGAGCTAGTTTATAAAAAACGATTTTAA
- a CDS encoding MarR family winged helix-turn-helix transcriptional regulator codes for MAGFAEEIKSKFESNKVKAMLNILFTANHITSFQNDFFKPFGLSPQQYNILRILRGSKEPIKVQTIKERMVERAPNLTRLTDKLCDKQLIKRIPFPGDRRVVLIEITTAGLNLLEQIKPKNPLHNLLDNLSEEEAGQLSDLLDKLRTTIKK; via the coding sequence ATGGCTGGTTTTGCAGAAGAAATTAAATCAAAGTTTGAAAGTAACAAAGTAAAAGCGATGCTTAATATTTTGTTTACAGCAAATCATATTACAAGTTTTCAAAACGACTTTTTTAAGCCTTTTGGATTGTCACCACAACAATATAATATTTTAAGAATATTAAGAGGTTCAAAAGAACCTATAAAAGTGCAAACCATAAAAGAGCGTATGGTAGAGCGCGCACCCAATTTGACACGTCTAACCGATAAGTTGTGTGATAAACAATTAATTAAACGTATTCCTTTTCCTGGAGATAGGCGAGTGGTGTTAATAGAGATTACTACAGCGGGTTTAAATCTTTTAGAACAGATTAAACCTAAAAACCCACTACATAATTTGTTAGATAATTTATCCGAGGAGGAGGCCGGGCAATTAAGTGATTTGTTAGATAAATTGAGGACTACTATAAAAAAATAA
- the ettA gene encoding energy-dependent translational throttle protein EttA, whose translation MSDDKKVIFSMSGLTKTFQSAQTPVLKNIYLSFFYGAKIGILGLNGSGKSTLLKIIAGVDKNYQGDVVFSPGYTVGYLEQEPELDNDKTVMEIVREGAAETVAILDEYNKINDQFGLEEVYSDADKMEKLMNRQAELQDQIDASNAWELDTKLEIAMDALRTPDGDKKIGVLSGGERRRVALCRLLLQEPDVLLLDEPTNHLDAESVHWLEHHLAQYKGTVIAVTHDRYFLDNVAGWILELDRGEGIPWKGNYSSWLDQKSKRMAQESKTASKRQKTLERELEWVKQGAKGRQTKQKARLKNYDKLMSQDQKQLDEKLEIYIPNGPRLGSNVIDAVGVSKAFDDKLLYEDLNFSLPQAGIVGIIGPNGAGKTTIFRMIMGEETPDKGEFKTGETAKVSYVDQAHSNIDPEKTIWQNFSDEQELVMMGGKEVNSRAYLSRFNFSGGEQNKKVKLLSGGERNRLHLAMTLKEEGNVLLLDEPTNDLDVNTLRALEEGLENFAGCAVVISHDRWFLDRVCTHILAFEGDSQVYFFEGGFSEYEENKKNRLGGDLMPKRIKYKKLVR comes from the coding sequence ATGTCTGACGATAAAAAAGTAATTTTCTCAATGTCTGGTCTTACCAAGACATTTCAAAGTGCTCAAACACCAGTACTAAAAAATATATACTTAAGCTTCTTTTATGGGGCTAAAATTGGAATCTTAGGTCTTAACGGATCTGGGAAATCTACATTGCTTAAAATAATAGCAGGGGTTGATAAAAACTATCAAGGTGATGTTGTGTTTTCTCCAGGGTATACTGTAGGATATTTAGAGCAAGAACCAGAATTAGATAATGATAAAACAGTTATGGAGATTGTGCGTGAAGGTGCAGCAGAAACCGTAGCTATTTTAGATGAATATAATAAAATTAATGACCAGTTTGGACTAGAAGAAGTATATTCTGATGCAGACAAAATGGAAAAGTTAATGAATCGTCAAGCAGAGCTTCAAGATCAGATTGATGCTTCTAATGCTTGGGAGTTAGATACCAAATTAGAAATTGCTATGGATGCGTTACGTACTCCAGATGGTGATAAAAAGATTGGTGTATTATCTGGAGGGGAAAGAAGACGTGTAGCTTTATGTCGTTTATTATTACAAGAGCCAGATGTATTATTACTGGATGAGCCAACCAATCACTTGGATGCCGAGTCTGTACATTGGTTAGAACACCATTTAGCGCAATACAAAGGAACTGTAATAGCAGTAACGCACGATAGGTACTTTTTAGATAACGTAGCAGGTTGGATTTTAGAACTAGATAGAGGAGAAGGTATTCCATGGAAAGGAAACTATTCGTCTTGGTTAGATCAAAAGTCTAAGCGTATGGCTCAAGAAAGCAAAACAGCGTCTAAGCGTCAAAAGACATTAGAACGTGAGTTGGAGTGGGTTAAGCAAGGGGCTAAAGGACGTCAAACAAAGCAGAAAGCACGTTTGAAAAACTATGATAAATTAATGAGTCAAGACCAGAAACAACTGGACGAAAAACTTGAAATTTACATCCCGAATGGACCGCGTTTAGGGTCTAATGTTATTGATGCTGTTGGTGTAAGTAAAGCGTTTGATGATAAGTTATTATATGAAGATTTAAACTTTAGTTTACCACAGGCAGGAATAGTTGGTATTATTGGTCCAAACGGAGCAGGTAAGACTACTATTTTTAGAATGATTATGGGAGAAGAAACGCCTGATAAAGGTGAGTTTAAAACAGGGGAAACCGCAAAGGTGTCTTATGTTGATCAAGCGCACTCAAATATAGATCCTGAAAAAACAATTTGGCAAAACTTTAGTGATGAGCAAGAGTTGGTGATGATGGGAGGAAAGGAAGTTAATTCTAGAGCGTATTTAAGTCGTTTTAATTTTTCTGGAGGAGAGCAAAACAAAAAAGTAAAATTATTGTCTGGAGGAGAGCGTAACCGTTTACACTTAGCAATGACACTTAAGGAAGAAGGTAACGTCTTACTTTTAGATGAGCCTACCAATGATTTAGATGTTAATACATTGCGTGCATTAGAGGAAGGTTTAGAGAACTTTGCAGGATGTGCAGTAGTGATTTCTCACGACAGATGGTTTTTAGATAGAGTATGTACTCATATCTTAGCATTTGAAGGAGACTCTCAAGTGTATTTCTTTGAAGGTGGATTTAGTGAATATGAAGAAAATAAGAAGAACCGTTTAGGTGGAGATTTAATGCCAAAACGTATTAAGTATAAAAAATTAGTGAGATAA
- a CDS encoding acyl-CoA carboxylase subunit beta yields the protein MDINFNKNEDHNKLLLSDLKSKLTKVKLGGGENRIEKQHAKGKMTARERVNYLLDSKKKSIEIGAFAGDKMYAEHGGCPSGGVVVKMGYIKGKQCIVVANDATVKAGAWFPITGKKNLRAQEIAIENKLPIIYLVDSAGVYLPMQDEIFPDKEHFGRIFRNNAVMSSMGITQISAIMGSCVAGGAYLPIMSDEAIIVDKTASIFLAGSYLVKAAIGETIDNETLGGATTHCELSGVTDYKAKDDKDALDKIKRLIDKIGDYDKAGFSRNESKKPKENPEDIYGILPKSRADQYDMKEIIKRLVDDSEFDEYKEDYGKTIITAYARIDGWAVGIIANQRKLVKNAKGEMQFGGVIYNDSADKSTRFIANCNQKKIPLVFLQDVTGFMVGSKSEHSGIIKDGAKMVNAVSNSVVPKFTIILGNSYGAGNYAMCGKAYDPRLIAAWPSAELAVMSGNSAAKVLLQIETASLKKKGETITKEKEEELFNKIKSRYDDQVSPYYAAARIWTDGVIDPLDTRTWISMGIEAANHAPIEKPFNMGVLQV from the coding sequence ATGGACATTAACTTCAACAAAAACGAAGATCATAACAAACTACTACTATCTGACCTAAAATCTAAATTAACAAAAGTTAAATTAGGTGGTGGAGAAAACCGAATAGAAAAACAACACGCCAAAGGTAAAATGACTGCTAGAGAGCGTGTAAATTATCTACTAGATAGTAAAAAGAAAAGTATAGAGATTGGAGCTTTTGCTGGAGATAAGATGTATGCCGAACATGGTGGTTGCCCTTCTGGTGGTGTCGTTGTTAAAATGGGATACATAAAAGGGAAGCAATGTATTGTGGTAGCAAACGATGCTACTGTTAAAGCAGGTGCTTGGTTTCCTATTACTGGAAAGAAGAACTTACGAGCTCAAGAAATTGCTATAGAAAATAAATTACCAATTATATATCTTGTAGATTCTGCTGGTGTGTATTTACCAATGCAAGACGAAATCTTTCCTGATAAAGAACATTTTGGACGCATTTTTAGAAATAACGCTGTTATGAGTAGTATGGGAATTACTCAAATTTCTGCAATAATGGGGAGTTGCGTTGCCGGAGGTGCTTACTTGCCTATTATGAGTGACGAGGCTATTATAGTGGATAAAACCGCTAGTATTTTTCTTGCTGGTAGTTATTTAGTCAAAGCTGCCATAGGAGAAACTATAGATAACGAAACACTTGGTGGTGCAACAACACACTGCGAACTTAGTGGCGTAACAGATTACAAAGCTAAAGATGATAAAGACGCTTTAGACAAAATTAAGCGTTTGATTGATAAAATTGGAGATTACGATAAAGCCGGCTTTAGCCGAAATGAATCTAAGAAACCAAAAGAGAATCCTGAAGATATTTACGGTATTTTACCTAAATCTAGAGCCGATCAATACGACATGAAAGAGATTATCAAACGTCTCGTTGATGACTCTGAGTTTGATGAATATAAAGAAGATTACGGAAAAACGATTATTACTGCTTATGCAAGAATTGATGGTTGGGCTGTAGGTATAATTGCAAACCAACGTAAGCTAGTTAAAAATGCAAAAGGCGAAATGCAATTTGGTGGTGTTATCTATAACGATAGTGCAGACAAGTCTACGCGCTTTATAGCAAATTGTAATCAGAAAAAAATTCCGTTAGTCTTTTTACAAGATGTTACAGGATTTATGGTAGGAAGTAAAAGTGAGCATTCTGGAATTATTAAAGATGGTGCCAAAATGGTAAACGCTGTTAGTAATAGCGTCGTACCAAAGTTTACTATTATCTTAGGTAATAGTTATGGTGCTGGAAATTACGCCATGTGCGGTAAAGCTTATGACCCAAGATTAATTGCTGCATGGCCAAGTGCAGAACTTGCTGTTATGAGTGGTAATAGTGCTGCTAAAGTCTTATTACAAATTGAAACAGCTTCTCTTAAAAAGAAAGGGGAAACAATTACTAAAGAAAAAGAAGAGGAATTATTTAATAAAATCAAATCACGTTACGACGATCAGGTATCTCCTTATTATGCAGCAGCCCGTATCTGGACGGATGGCGTTATTGATCCTTTAGATACTAGAACTTGGATTAGTATGGGTATTGAGGCTGCTAACCACGCACCTATTGAGAAGCCATTTAACATGGGCGTTTTACAAGTTTAA
- a CDS encoding MBL fold metallo-hydrolase, which produces MKKIAVALFTMTLVLNSCKNETKTDTIKVDKKTTSTTVSTVEIIPISHATMVLNYAKETIYVDPTGGKEAFEGQKEPTIVLITDIHGDHLSFDTLKALDLKNALIVAPQAVVDKFPEDFKPNFNVIANNETSMVNNTIIEAIPMYNLREDALKFHSKGRGNGYVLTIGGQRIYISGDTEDIPEMRQLKNIDKAFVCMNLPYTMTVDSAASAVLDFKPKQVYPYHYRGTEGLSDVSKFKTIINDANSDIKVVQLDWYSGN; this is translated from the coding sequence ATGAAAAAAATAGCAGTAGCCTTATTTACAATGACTTTAGTTTTAAATAGTTGTAAAAATGAAACAAAAACGGATACTATTAAAGTTGACAAAAAAACAACCTCAACAACAGTAAGCACAGTGGAAATTATCCCTATTTCCCATGCTACGATGGTTTTAAATTATGCTAAAGAGACTATTTATGTAGATCCTACTGGAGGAAAAGAAGCTTTTGAAGGGCAAAAAGAACCGACTATAGTTTTAATCACAGATATACATGGTGACCATTTAAGTTTTGACACTTTAAAAGCTTTAGATTTAAAAAATGCTTTAATAGTGGCACCACAAGCAGTAGTAGATAAGTTTCCTGAAGATTTTAAGCCAAACTTTAATGTTATAGCTAATAATGAGACTTCTATGGTTAACAACACTATTATAGAGGCTATACCAATGTACAATTTGCGTGAAGATGCTCTAAAATTTCACTCCAAAGGTCGTGGTAATGGTTATGTTTTAACCATTGGAGGACAACGTATTTATATCTCGGGAGATACGGAAGACATTCCAGAAATGAGACAGCTTAAAAATATAGACAAAGCTTTTGTGTGTATGAATTTACCATATACAATGACCGTAGATAGTGCTGCTAGTGCTGTTTTAGACTTTAAACCTAAACAAGTATATCCTTATCATTACAGAGGTACAGAAGGCTTAAGTGATGTTTCTAAGTTTAAAACTATAATTAATGACGCTAATTCCGATATAAAAGTAGTGCAATTAGACTGGTATTCAGGTAATTAA
- a CDS encoding NADPH-dependent FMN reductase: MKNIIAFGGSNSSTSINKQLATYASTLLENVSVEVLDLNDFEVPVYGVDLEAASGFPDKAKQFFDKITDSDGIIVSLAEHNGAYTAAFKNLLDWLSRIEVKVFQDKPMLLMSTSPGPRAGQSVFDMAAERFPRHNANIVATFNLPSFNDNLKDGTMVNAELNKGLIKAVSTFSENL, from the coding sequence ATGAAAAATATAATAGCCTTTGGAGGTAGTAATAGTTCTACTTCAATAAATAAACAATTAGCGACCTACGCTTCGACATTATTAGAGAATGTATCGGTTGAAGTTTTAGATTTAAATGATTTTGAAGTTCCTGTTTATGGTGTCGATTTAGAGGCTGCATCGGGTTTTCCGGATAAAGCAAAGCAGTTTTTTGATAAGATTACCGATTCTGACGGAATTATAGTGTCATTAGCAGAACACAATGGCGCCTATACAGCTGCATTTAAAAACCTATTGGATTGGTTGTCCAGAATTGAGGTTAAAGTATTTCAAGACAAACCCATGTTATTAATGAGTACGTCTCCAGGACCAAGAGCAGGGCAATCTGTATTTGATATGGCAGCAGAGAGGTTTCCTAGACATAATGCTAATATCGTCGCTACTTTTAATTTACCATCATTTAATGATAACTTAAAAGACGGGACTATGGTTAATGCTGAATTAAATAAAGGTTTAATCAAAGCGGTTAGTACATTTTCTGAAAATTTATAA
- a CDS encoding CAL67264 family membrane protein has product MAMNKNTVLAWATTIMIIVGLALIALGAFRYDDVAGWGFASVGVGFFAVAWVFNALKGRV; this is encoded by the coding sequence ATGGCAATGAACAAAAATACTGTGTTAGCTTGGGCTACCACAATTATGATAATAGTAGGATTAGCATTAATTGCATTAGGAGCTTTTAGATATGACGATGTAGCCGGTTGGGGTTTTGCATCTGTAGGCGTTGGTTTTTTTGCTGTTGCATGGGTATTTAATGCGCTTAAAGGTCGTGTTTAA